A window of Paenibacillus polygoni contains these coding sequences:
- a CDS encoding L-ribulose-5-phosphate 4-epimerase: MLEQLKEEVFQANLELPKQGLIKYTWGNVSAVDRESGLFVIKPSGVDYETMKASDMVVVDFDGNVVEGEFRPSSDTPTHAVLYKHYPEIGGIVHTHSPWATIWAQAGLDVPVMGTTHADTFYGSIPCARFLTQEEVDRGYEAETGHVIIETFKNRGIDIMEVPGVLLKGHGPFTWGKDAKTAVMNSVVLEEVSKMNLFARNLNHFAEELPQRILDKHYLRKHGKNAYYGQK; this comes from the coding sequence GTGTTAGAACAACTAAAAGAAGAAGTGTTTCAAGCCAATCTCGAACTGCCTAAACAAGGACTTATTAAATATACATGGGGTAATGTAAGTGCTGTCGATCGTGAAAGCGGTTTGTTTGTTATTAAGCCAAGCGGTGTTGACTATGAAACGATGAAAGCTAGTGATATGGTCGTAGTTGATTTTGACGGAAACGTGGTAGAAGGTGAATTTAGACCATCTTCAGATACGCCAACTCACGCAGTGCTGTATAAACATTATCCAGAAATCGGCGGTATTGTTCATACGCACTCACCGTGGGCAACGATCTGGGCTCAAGCGGGACTTGATGTTCCGGTCATGGGAACTACACATGCAGACACATTTTATGGTTCTATTCCTTGTGCACGCTTCTTGACACAAGAGGAAGTTGACCGCGGTTATGAAGCGGAAACAGGTCATGTCATCATCGAGACTTTTAAGAATCGCGGTATCGATATTATGGAAGTTCCTGGTGTCTTGCTTAAAGGTCACGGACCATTTACTTGGGGAAAAGATGCAAAAACCGCAGTAATGAATAGTGTTGTGCTGGAAGAAGTTTCGAAAATGAACTTATTTGCTAGAAATTTAAATCATTTTGCTGAGGAATTACCGCAGCGCATTCTAGATAAACATTACTTACGCAAGCACGGAAAAAACGCTTACTACGGACAAAAGTAA
- a CDS encoding xylulokinase, which yields MSQLNIKQAITKGETSLGIEFGSTRIKAVLIANNFETIASGSYEWENKLVDGFWTYNLEDIISGLQTAYSEMKQEVEKKYEVTLQTIGSIGFSAMMHGYMAFDENNQLLVPFRTWRNATTGAAAKELTDLFQFNIPERWSIAHLYQAILNEEEHVPRIRFITTLAGFIHFLLTDHKTIGIGDASGIFPIDESTKDYNESMMRQFDQLTSAKGYPWKLQDLLPKVYVSGEEAGKLTAAGAKILDKSENLQPGIPLCPAEGDAGTGMVATNSVRKRTGNVSVGTSVFAMIVLENDLSELHPEIDMVTTPNGSPVGMVHANNCSSDINAWMGLFREFSQAMGYKADTEKLFSVMFNKALEADPDGGGLLSYGYFSGENITGLEQGRPLFVRTPESNFNLANFMRTHLFTAFGALKIGMDILTKKENVEIDSILAHGGLFKTPLVGQKMVAAALNVPVSVTSTAGEGGAWGMAVLASYLMNKDADESLEDFLDQKVFKDVVAEEVHPDEVDVKGFENFIERYKKGLAIEQAAVDNLV from the coding sequence ATGAGCCAGCTAAATATCAAACAAGCAATTACTAAGGGAGAAACTTCACTTGGTATCGAATTTGGATCTACACGCATCAAAGCAGTCCTCATTGCGAATAACTTTGAAACGATTGCTTCGGGGAGTTATGAGTGGGAGAACAAGTTAGTCGATGGATTTTGGACGTACAACTTAGAGGATATCATTAGCGGGCTGCAAACAGCCTATAGCGAAATGAAGCAGGAAGTTGAGAAGAAATATGAAGTAACACTACAAACGATTGGTTCCATAGGATTTTCCGCAATGATGCACGGTTATATGGCATTTGATGAAAATAATCAGCTGCTTGTTCCGTTTCGAACGTGGCGTAATGCGACAACCGGTGCCGCAGCAAAAGAGTTAACGGATCTGTTTCAATTCAACATTCCGGAACGCTGGAGTATTGCTCATTTATATCAAGCTATTCTTAATGAAGAAGAACATGTGCCTCGTATTCGTTTTATCACTACGCTGGCTGGATTCATTCACTTTTTACTTACAGATCATAAAACAATCGGCATCGGTGATGCCTCAGGTATTTTCCCTATTGATGAATCAACAAAAGATTACAACGAATCGATGATGAGACAATTCGATCAACTTACTTCAGCCAAAGGTTATCCTTGGAAGCTGCAAGATCTTCTGCCGAAAGTATATGTCTCAGGTGAAGAAGCTGGTAAATTAACGGCAGCTGGAGCCAAAATCCTTGATAAATCAGAAAATTTACAACCAGGTATTCCACTTTGTCCTGCTGAAGGTGATGCGGGTACAGGAATGGTTGCTACCAATAGTGTCAGAAAACGCACCGGGAATGTCTCCGTAGGAACTTCCGTGTTTGCGATGATTGTATTAGAAAATGATCTTTCCGAATTACATCCGGAAATTGATATGGTAACCACTCCAAATGGCAGTCCTGTGGGAATGGTACATGCCAACAACTGTTCTAGTGATATTAATGCTTGGATGGGGCTGTTCCGCGAATTTTCTCAAGCGATGGGGTATAAAGCGGATACAGAAAAACTATTCAGTGTCATGTTCAATAAGGCACTCGAAGCAGACCCAGATGGCGGCGGACTTCTCAGCTACGGTTATTTCTCAGGTGAGAATATTACTGGTTTGGAGCAGGGGCGACCTCTCTTTGTCCGCACACCTGAAAGCAACTTTAATTTAGCTAATTTTATGAGAACCCATCTTTTCACTGCATTTGGAGCCCTTAAGATCGGAATGGACATTCTGACGAAGAAAGAAAATGTAGAAATCGACAGCATTTTAGCTCATGGCGGACTGTTTAAAACGCCTCTCGTTGGACAGAAGATGGTTGCAGCAGCACTGAATGTTCCTGTATCTGTGACAAGCACAGCTGGAGAGGGCGGGGCATGGGGAATGGCCGTTCTTGCCTCTTACTTGATGAATAAAGACGCAGACGAAAGTTTAGAAGATTTCCTAGACCAAAAAGTCTTTAAAGATGTTGTGGCCGAGGAAGTTCATCCGGATGAAGTAGATGTCAAAGGTTTTGAAAACTTTATTGAACGGTACAAAAAAGGTCTCGCGATTGAGCAGGCTGCTGTTGACAACTTAGTATAA
- a CDS encoding GntR family transcriptional regulator: protein MKPKYQFIIDDIKSNILSGVYNVGEQIPTESALQEQYQVSRQTVRKAILELSNEGFLRSEKGSGTYVSNQYRSKSNGNSNNKIIGVITTYISDYIFPSIIRGIEGRLNEDNYSLLLASTNNDVAQEKKALEMMLSYGVDGLIVEPTKSNLYNPNIAYYLTFKEQDVPFIMINAYYEELEVPFFCLDDVQSSYLATKELISKGHQKIGIISKMDDLQGKYRMKGYIKALGEAKLRFQPEQVLSFDTESKQNLSVNIKNFLIENRDVLTAIVCYNDEVGLEVVNVCRQLDISIPNELSIIGQDNSYIAKNANIKLTTLTHPQEQMGRDAADWVIKKLQGKKDLPATTYYQPVLIEGETVVEK from the coding sequence GTGAAACCAAAGTATCAATTTATCATTGACGATATAAAAAGTAATATTCTTTCAGGCGTTTATAACGTCGGGGAACAGATTCCTACGGAGTCTGCATTACAAGAACAGTACCAAGTCAGCCGGCAGACCGTACGAAAAGCGATTTTAGAACTCTCCAACGAGGGTTTTCTCAGAAGTGAAAAAGGTTCCGGTACTTATGTCAGTAACCAGTACCGATCTAAATCGAATGGAAATTCAAATAATAAAATCATCGGCGTCATTACGACTTATATTTCTGATTACATTTTCCCCTCCATAATCCGGGGTATTGAAGGCAGGCTTAATGAGGATAATTACTCATTGCTATTAGCAAGTACAAATAATGATGTCGCACAAGAGAAAAAGGCACTAGAAATGATGCTTTCTTATGGTGTAGATGGTTTAATTGTGGAACCTACAAAAAGTAACTTATACAATCCCAATATTGCTTACTACCTAACATTCAAAGAACAAGATGTTCCTTTCATTATGATCAATGCTTATTATGAAGAGCTTGAAGTCCCTTTCTTTTGTCTTGATGACGTACAATCCAGCTATCTAGCAACAAAAGAATTGATCTCAAAAGGACATCAAAAGATTGGAATTATCTCGAAAATGGATGACCTGCAAGGTAAATATCGAATGAAGGGGTATATTAAAGCGCTGGGTGAAGCTAAATTACGGTTCCAACCGGAGCAAGTGCTCTCATTTGATACGGAGTCAAAACAGAATTTATCTGTTAACATAAAGAATTTTCTAATTGAAAATAGAGATGTGCTGACAGCGATTGTTTGTTATAACGATGAGGTAGGGCTCGAAGTCGTAAATGTGTGCAGACAACTCGATATTTCGATACCGAATGAATTATCTATTATCGGTCAAGACAATTCTTATATCGCAAAAAATGCAAACATTAAACTAACAACGCTGACACACCCGCAAGAACAAATGGGACGAGATGCGGCAGATTGGGTCATCAAGAAATTACAAGGTAAAAAAGATCTACCTGCGACCACTTATTATCAGCCGGTATTAATAGAAGGTGAGACTGTGGTGGAGAAATAA
- a CDS encoding LysR family transcriptional regulator: MIGKLDLYRVFNVVSQHKSFSKAAEELFLTQSAVSQAITKLEKELEIALFYRTSKGVVLTTEGKLLNEHINSALGIIHAAEDKMLEFKSLKTGQLRIGVGDTISRYYLLPYLEKFHKEFPGIKLNIINGTTMEICEFIKTGKADLGICNLPIQGEHLEVIPCKEIQDIFVCGEKYKDLISKPISLDDLMEMPLIFLEKKSNSRMYVEDFLKKRGHHLSPVFELGSHDLVLEFTKINLGISCVIKEFSMDYLERGDLHEIILEEEVPRRNIGICYLKNVPLSRAAQKFLENINQKAQSI, from the coding sequence ATGATCGGAAAATTAGATTTATATCGCGTATTTAATGTCGTCAGCCAGCACAAAAGCTTTTCTAAAGCGGCAGAAGAACTGTTTTTGACCCAATCTGCAGTAAGCCAGGCAATTACAAAACTTGAGAAGGAGTTAGAAATTGCACTTTTCTATCGAACGTCAAAAGGCGTGGTTCTAACAACAGAAGGTAAATTATTAAATGAACATATTAATTCTGCACTAGGGATTATTCATGCTGCTGAAGATAAGATGCTGGAGTTCAAGTCTTTAAAGACGGGGCAGCTGCGAATCGGAGTAGGGGATACCATCTCTCGTTATTATTTACTGCCTTATTTAGAGAAGTTCCACAAAGAATTCCCGGGCATCAAATTAAATATTATTAATGGAACAACAATGGAAATCTGTGAGTTTATAAAAACGGGTAAAGCGGATCTTGGCATCTGTAATTTGCCCATTCAAGGAGAACATCTAGAGGTCATTCCTTGTAAGGAAATTCAAGATATTTTTGTGTGTGGAGAGAAGTACAAAGATCTGATTTCAAAACCGATTAGCTTAGACGATTTAATGGAGATGCCCCTTATTTTTCTAGAGAAGAAGTCGAATTCAAGAATGTACGTAGAAGACTTTTTGAAAAAGAGAGGACATCATCTTTCTCCCGTCTTTGAACTTGGATCACATGATTTAGTATTAGAGTTCACTAAAATTAATTTAGGCATTTCCTGCGTCATTAAAGAGTTTTCAATGGACTATCTCGAAAGAGGAGACTTACACGAGATCATACTAGAAGAAGAAGTCCCAAGAAGAAATATCGGGATATGCTATCTGAAAAATGTCCCCTTATCACGTGCAGCACAGAAGTTTTTAGAAAATATAAACCAAAAAGCCCAGTCGATCTAG
- a CDS encoding coenzyme F420-0:L-glutamate ligase encodes MSRAVGTVVRGLRGPIINQGDSIEEIVVDTVLNAAKSEGFSIEDRDIVTITESIVARAQGNYATIDHIATDINEKFGDETVGVIFPILSRNRFANCLRGIAKGAKKVILMLSYPADEVGNHLVDIDELDVKGINPWTDVLSEDQFREHFGYKKHPFTGVDYIEYYKSLIEAEGTTCEVIFSNNPKTILEYTKYVLTCDIHSRFRTKRILTNNGAEKVFGLDDILSKSINGSGFNEAYGLLGSNKATEESVKLFPNNCQPIVDRIQEKLKELTGKTVEVMVYGDGAFKDPVGKIWELADPVVSPAYTEGLSGTPNEVKLKYLADNNFSHLRGEELQQAITEFIQNKNDDLVGEMEAQGTTPRRLTDLIGSLSDLTSGSGDKGTPMIYIQGYFDNYTK; translated from the coding sequence ATGTCAAGAGCAGTAGGAACCGTAGTACGTGGACTTCGTGGTCCGATCATTAACCAAGGTGATTCTATTGAAGAAATCGTAGTGGATACAGTATTAAATGCAGCAAAAAGTGAAGGATTTTCGATCGAGGATCGTGACATTGTTACCATAACAGAATCCATTGTTGCTCGTGCGCAAGGGAACTATGCGACAATCGACCATATTGCGACAGATATAAATGAAAAATTCGGTGACGAAACGGTTGGTGTTATTTTCCCAATTCTAAGCCGTAACCGATTCGCTAACTGCTTGAGAGGGATTGCAAAAGGCGCGAAGAAAGTCATCTTAATGCTTAGCTACCCTGCGGATGAAGTAGGTAATCACCTGGTAGACATTGATGAACTCGATGTTAAAGGCATTAATCCTTGGACGGATGTATTATCAGAAGATCAGTTCCGTGAACATTTTGGTTATAAAAAGCATCCATTTACAGGTGTGGATTACATTGAATATTACAAATCTCTCATTGAAGCAGAAGGTACAACTTGCGAGGTCATCTTCTCTAATAACCCTAAAACCATTTTAGAATATACAAAATATGTCCTGACTTGCGATATTCACTCCCGTTTCAGAACGAAACGCATTTTAACGAACAATGGTGCTGAAAAAGTATTTGGTCTCGATGATATTTTATCCAAATCCATTAATGGCAGCGGCTTTAACGAAGCTTACGGTCTTCTTGGATCTAATAAAGCAACCGAAGAAAGCGTGAAATTATTCCCGAATAACTGTCAACCGATCGTTGATCGTATTCAAGAGAAATTGAAAGAACTAACAGGTAAAACCGTTGAAGTCATGGTGTATGGAGATGGAGCTTTCAAAGATCCAGTAGGAAAAATTTGGGAACTGGCAGATCCTGTTGTCTCCCCTGCTTACACTGAGGGACTGAGCGGTACTCCAAATGAAGTGAAACTGAAGTACTTGGCAGATAACAACTTCTCTCATCTTCGTGGTGAAGAATTACAACAAGCGATTACGGAGTTTATCCAGAATAAAAACGATGATCTCGTTGGTGAGATGGAAGCTCAAGGTACTACGCCTCGTCGACTAACCGATCTCATTGGCTCATTGTCTGATTTAACATCAGGCAGCGGCGACAAAGGTACACCAATGATTTACATCCAAGGTTACTTCGATAACTATACAAAATAA
- a CDS encoding erythromycin esterase family protein, producing the protein MAIFQSRKTTYNRSVEWVKEHAHHVDTLSETRSDHFNFLENILKDKRIVWLGENGHGIAEHNLLKTQLIDFLYHKMGFKVIAFESGITECYTSNFLKDELSVDEFIDHSVFPFWKTEETYSLFQSLKANEDFNLIGFDSQPSSKQSLLIAFLNKINIDFPLEFIQNIQTVEENTAHWYGRISKYTGRRKRIPKETLQEYKFIQNELNQTIDQLLDLLMEKKKDFINLGLDLPFTFIQKELENRRLFLKHLTDNFQDYMKYRDQIMAANLEWICSELYPNEKIIIWAHNAHIYKNYQTSNNYRPMGSLISKTLMDDSYYLGLFMYEGEAHLLNRTVYRIGPPPKRSLEDYMNHTESSVSFLDFSNVTEQPYNKWIFEKTRILEHGTVRKFIIPAEQLSGVFFVKKVSPPRYL; encoded by the coding sequence GTGGCAATTTTTCAGTCAAGAAAGACAACATATAACAGGTCAGTAGAGTGGGTAAAGGAACATGCTCATCATGTGGATACCTTGTCCGAAACTAGATCGGATCATTTCAACTTTTTAGAGAACATTCTAAAGGATAAACGAATTGTATGGCTAGGTGAAAATGGTCACGGTATTGCTGAGCATAATCTTCTCAAGACCCAATTGATCGATTTTCTCTATCATAAAATGGGATTTAAAGTGATAGCATTCGAGAGCGGAATTACGGAATGTTATACCTCGAACTTCCTAAAAGATGAACTTTCAGTTGATGAATTCATAGACCATTCTGTCTTTCCGTTTTGGAAAACAGAAGAAACCTATTCATTATTCCAATCATTAAAAGCTAACGAGGACTTTAATCTGATCGGTTTTGATTCTCAGCCCTCCAGCAAACAGAGTTTGTTGATAGCGTTTTTAAATAAAATCAATATTGATTTTCCCTTAGAATTTATACAGAACATACAAACAGTAGAAGAGAACACAGCTCATTGGTATGGTCGTATTAGCAAATATACAGGGAGAAGGAAGAGGATACCCAAAGAGACGCTGCAAGAGTATAAGTTCATTCAAAATGAACTAAATCAGACTATAGATCAATTACTCGATCTTCTGATGGAGAAGAAAAAGGATTTTATTAATCTTGGTTTAGACTTACCCTTTACATTCATTCAGAAAGAACTCGAAAATAGGCGCCTTTTTCTAAAACATTTAACAGATAACTTTCAAGATTATATGAAATATCGGGATCAGATCATGGCAGCTAACTTAGAATGGATTTGTAGTGAATTATATCCGAATGAAAAGATAATAATTTGGGCTCACAATGCTCATATTTATAAAAATTATCAGACATCTAATAATTACAGACCCATGGGTTCACTAATAAGCAAAACGTTGATGGATGACTCCTATTATTTGGGGCTGTTTATGTATGAAGGAGAGGCACACTTATTGAATAGAACAGTCTATAGAATAGGCCCTCCTCCAAAAAGGAGTCTAGAGGATTACATGAATCATACCGAGTCTTCTGTATCGTTTCTTGATTTCTCTAATGTCACGGAGCAACCTTACAATAAGTGGATTTTTGAGAAAACACGGATCCTAGAGCATGGAACGGTAAGGAAATTTATTATTCCAGCTGAGCAATTGAGTGGAGTGTTTTTTGTGAAAAAGGTTTCACCACCTCGTTACCTATAA
- a CDS encoding LPXTG cell wall anchor domain-containing protein encodes MMMVKRKINIFLSICLLVSIMTISIPSNAYACSCVEPISVQDELSRSEAVFSGRVIEVKEERTNGYLSNTVLFEISEVWKGGSESQIIIRTGGGGGDCGIQFKEGEDYLVYAKSSSMYGDREELVTIICDRTSVLAQAAEDLTILGEGKAPTEQVDLSGELNSISSNIWMTALGIVLIVLVAFLVGRRVRKK; translated from the coding sequence ATGATGATGGTGAAAAGGAAAATAAATATATTTCTATCCATTTGTCTATTAGTGAGCATCATGACAATCTCCATACCTTCAAATGCATATGCTTGTTCTTGTGTGGAGCCTATAAGTGTTCAAGATGAACTTAGTCGATCTGAAGCCGTTTTCTCAGGACGCGTAATTGAAGTGAAGGAAGAGAGAACAAATGGATATTTATCAAATACTGTATTATTTGAAATCAGTGAGGTCTGGAAGGGAGGTTCAGAATCTCAAATCATCATTCGTACCGGTGGCGGTGGAGGTGATTGTGGAATTCAATTTAAAGAAGGGGAGGATTATTTAGTATATGCGAAATCATCTTCTATGTATGGTGACAGAGAAGAGCTTGTAACAATTATTTGTGATCGGACGAGTGTATTAGCTCAAGCAGCAGAAGATTTAACGATTTTAGGTGAAGGTAAAGCACCTACAGAACAAGTGGATCTTTCAGGGGAATTGAATTCTATAAGCTCAAACATATGGATGACAGCGCTTGGAATTGTTTTGATTGTTCTTGTGGCTTTCTTGGTAGGAAGAAGAGTAAGAAAAAAATAA
- the pelA gene encoding pectate lyase, translating into MLGLTIFFSTLSILLLSPSAVNAASGETASISDILKYQQSDGGWRKDYTTTSGEWAKSTIDNKATYTEIRRLAAEYQKTKDSKYSAAAIKGIQFLLNMQYASGGWPQVYNSSGYHKHITFNDNAMINVMILLDDAANKKGDFTFIDSTLAGRCTTAVTKGVSLILQMQVVVNGKLTVWGQQHDSVTLKPAGARAYEVPSLSGQESVGIVKFLKTRSSTTQIANSIKAAEDWFKAVKITGIKVVKTSDDVIVTSDPTAPAIWARFYEINTNKPIFVGRDGIVKYKLSDIEQERRVNYSWYGNWANNLGIY; encoded by the coding sequence TTGCTCGGTTTAACAATCTTCTTCTCCACTCTAAGTATCCTGCTCTTATCTCCTTCTGCCGTAAATGCCGCTTCTGGGGAAACGGCAAGCATCTCCGACATTTTAAAATACCAACAATCTGATGGCGGTTGGAGAAAGGATTATACGACAACCAGCGGAGAGTGGGCCAAGTCTACGATTGATAACAAAGCTACTTATACCGAGATCAGGAGACTTGCAGCTGAGTATCAAAAAACGAAAGATAGCAAGTATTCTGCTGCAGCGATCAAAGGAATTCAATTCTTGTTGAACATGCAATATGCAAGTGGCGGCTGGCCGCAAGTGTATAACAGCTCCGGTTATCATAAACACATTACTTTTAATGACAATGCCATGATTAACGTAATGATACTGCTGGATGATGCGGCTAACAAAAAAGGAGATTTCACCTTTATCGACAGCACTCTAGCCGGAAGATGTACAACGGCAGTGACAAAAGGGGTGAGCCTTATTTTGCAAATGCAGGTTGTTGTCAATGGAAAGCTAACGGTTTGGGGACAACAGCATGATTCAGTTACTTTAAAGCCCGCTGGGGCAAGAGCATACGAAGTTCCTTCTCTCTCCGGCCAAGAAAGTGTGGGGATTGTTAAATTCCTCAAGACGAGATCTTCCACAACTCAAATTGCCAATTCAATCAAAGCTGCAGAAGATTGGTTTAAAGCTGTGAAAATTACTGGGATCAAAGTTGTAAAAACGAGCGATGATGTCATCGTGACGAGTGATCCGACTGCTCCAGCAATTTGGGCACGTTTTTATGAGATAAATACAAATAAACCGATCTTTGTCGGCCGTGACGGAATTGTTAAATACAAACTTAGTGATATTGAGCAAGAAAGACGAGTAAATTACTCATGGTACGGAAATTGGGCTAATAATCTAGGGATCTATTAA
- a CDS encoding CHAP domain-containing protein, whose translation MISDKKSRRLDFVQSLVHDNILLVEGSNLKKHQVWSQLSGVSSFASMLAIRRGQNPELAAIAGLLHNYYFVKTQVKSFPGHNSADAIRPILRSSELFSDEEMSIILRSIFYQDDRQRGHGPYEEILKDAILLQMYFHNTARHVSTMDIHRLQNVLRELGMPEETVKALATTDHIDAKLINPLREDRRSMLADYAETLAKKNIIGVPNNEDYREICKYWPDVDIYKVLENNWCAAFVYHCCMHAGILLPIRYPNHMYRLAGVGALLDWAKLPDTGFFYDVNEEEFSPARGDIVIYEKLLSDHSHDHIGIVLACDDPKIMVAEGNVDNKNISGILYRDRNHCILGYIRIKDSYQYQFNGEYFPIQ comes from the coding sequence TTGATAAGTGATAAGAAATCAAGGAGACTGGATTTTGTTCAATCTCTTGTTCATGATAATATTCTACTAGTTGAAGGCAGCAACTTAAAGAAACATCAGGTTTGGTCACAATTGTCTGGGGTTTCAAGTTTTGCTTCCATGCTTGCTATAAGGAGAGGACAAAACCCGGAATTAGCCGCAATCGCGGGGTTACTTCACAATTATTATTTTGTTAAGACGCAAGTAAAGTCCTTTCCAGGCCACAATAGTGCTGATGCAATAAGACCCATCTTACGCAGCTCCGAACTCTTTTCTGATGAAGAGATGTCTATTATTCTTAGATCGATTTTTTATCAAGATGATCGGCAGCGCGGTCATGGTCCCTATGAGGAAATTTTGAAAGATGCTATTTTACTGCAGATGTACTTTCACAATACGGCTAGACATGTATCTACCATGGATATACATAGACTACAAAATGTACTTAGAGAGTTAGGAATGCCGGAAGAAACAGTAAAAGCGCTTGCTACCACTGATCATATCGATGCGAAATTAATAAATCCACTTAGAGAAGACAGACGTTCTATGCTTGCTGATTATGCAGAAACCTTGGCAAAGAAGAATATAATAGGAGTACCTAATAATGAGGATTATAGAGAGATTTGTAAGTATTGGCCAGACGTTGATATATATAAAGTGCTAGAGAATAACTGGTGTGCTGCATTTGTATATCACTGCTGTATGCATGCGGGAATATTACTGCCAATTCGTTATCCAAACCATATGTATCGGCTTGCCGGAGTTGGAGCACTGCTAGATTGGGCAAAACTGCCCGATACTGGATTTTTTTATGACGTTAATGAAGAAGAGTTTAGTCCGGCTCGTGGTGATATTGTTATTTATGAAAAACTATTATCTGATCATTCTCATGATCACATTGGTATTGTGTTAGCTTGTGATGATCCCAAAATTATGGTGGCAGAAGGTAATGTAGACAATAAGAATATTTCCGGCATTCTATATAGGGATAGAAACCACTGTATACTCGGATATATTCGAATAAAGGACAGCTATCAGTATCAATTCAATGGAGAGTATTTCCCCATCCAATAA